Proteins found in one Microtus pennsylvanicus isolate mMicPen1 chromosome 14, mMicPen1.hap1, whole genome shotgun sequence genomic segment:
- the Gtf2a1 gene encoding transcription initiation factor IIA subunit 1 isoform X2 codes for MELKTLWENKLMQSRAVDGFHSEEQQLLLQVQQQHQPQQQQHHHHHHHQQAQPQQTVPQQAQTQQVLIPASQQATAPQVIVPDSKLIQHMNASSITSAAATAATLALPAGVTPVQQIFTNSGQILQVVRAANGAQYIFQPPQSVVLQQQVIPQMQPGGVQAPVIQQVLAPLPGGISPQTGVIIQPQQILFAGNKTQVIPTTVAAPTPAQAQIPAPGQQQPQAQPAQQQAPLVLQVDGTGDTSSEEDEDEEEDYDDDEEEDKEKDGAEDGQVEEEPLNSEDDVSDEEGQELFDTENVVVCQYDKIHRSKNKWKFHLKDGIMNLNGRDYIFSKAIGDAEW; via the exons TTGTGGGAGAATAAATTAATGCAGTCTAGGGCAGTAGATGGATTTCATTCAGAAGAGCAGCAGCTTTTGTTGCAAGTTCAGCAGCAACATCAACCccaacagcagcagcatcaccaccaccaccaccaccagcaagcGCAACCTCAGCAAACGGTACCTCAGCAAGCACAGACCCAACAGGTCCTTATTCCTGCATCACAGCAAG CTACAGCACCACAAGTTATTGTCCCTGATTCTAAGTTGATACAGCATATGAATGCATCAAGTATTACG AGTGCGGCTGCTACGGCTGCTACCTTGGCACTCCCTGCAGGCGTGACTCCTGTTCAACAGATATTCACGAATTCAG gcCAGATTCTTCAGGTGGTTCGAGCAGCCAACGGTGCCCAGTATATCTTTCAACCTCCGCAATCAGTTGTTCTACAACAACAAGTTATACCACAGATGCAACCTGGTGGAGTACAAGCTCCTGTTATCCAGCAG GTCCTAGCCCCACTTCCTGGAGGGATTTCACCACAGACAGGTGTCATCATCCAGCCACAGCAGATCTTATTTGCAGGAAATAAAACTCAGGTCATCCCTACTACAGTGGCAGCACCCACACCAGCACAAGCACAGATACCTGCCCCTGGCCAGCAGCAGCCACAGGCCCAGCCTGCTCAGCAGCAGGCTCCATTGGTGCTGCAGGTTGATGGAACAGGGGACACATCATctgaggaagatgaagatgaggaagaagactatgatgatgatgaagaggaaGATAAAGAGAAAGATGGAGCTGAAGATGGGCAGGTGGAAGAA GAGCCCCTCAACAGTGAAGATGATGTGAGTGACGAGGAAGGACAGGAACTGTTTGACACAGAAAATGTTGTTGTATGCCAATATGATAAG atacacagaagtaaaaataaatggaaatttcaTCTCAAGGATGGCATTATGAATCTTAATGGAAGAGATTATATATTTTCCAAAGCAATTGGAGATGCAGAGTGGTGA